The proteins below are encoded in one region of bacterium:
- a CDS encoding T9SS type A sorting domain-containing protein, whose translation MRLRGSWVFFIGLLLCTVALAAVPSHIRVPQPSAVTGMEPGAAQSVSLPRGRAHALDDTIVGSRYLVGTTWNDLQQNGSAGKQIAVDRDGWVHVVWTNGLNSANSPRHVYYNVWDPSTQEFISPTGYQANTGSRGGFVNVAVNDNGFGFPVFHQINNSQSIARSAAAIDFQSRLGALAAWEIPPMTGDTLIWPHADIDRNGVLHTVSTQQGGQSRHFYARGVPYFSVEGYGDSVNWPGGFQSPGELGTFPTADVAAAPHSDRIAMAWIYGNSSTLWVGDNIYYKISEDGGLNWGPTVNMTNFAVVDTNCIALGGDAATCDKDTLRPWIDLSMVFDDHDMLHIAFSTEGYYYWFPGDSTFAPGGWTFTGRFSQIWHWSEATDWFSLVADRWYGPEDPTAHTVSLNNLMVQRPSLAIDTTTGYLYCSYQAFDTAQWNNFTPNILMSDAYMTVSTDGGRRWAEGTDVTLTNGGQNTAPPNSKSERDIMLAKYVTGGNVHMTYEMDHDAGTAVFSTPGGVVTLNEIYYLRIPVDSIPTSPLMPVRALHWDSTGFPDTTLAVGNGHTAIPGEFTLYQNYPNPFNPTTTIQFDLMSQSTVSLKVFDVLGRQVATLLDQAKLGAGVQMVPFDASSLASGIYFYRLETPTVKQTRKMVLMK comes from the coding sequence ATGCGACTTCGCGGTTCATGGGTATTCTTCATCGGCTTGCTTCTGTGCACAGTTGCACTGGCGGCCGTTCCTTCGCACATTCGCGTCCCGCAACCGAGCGCGGTTACCGGTATGGAACCGGGAGCCGCACAGTCGGTGAGCTTGCCCCGCGGTCGGGCGCATGCGTTGGATGACACGATTGTCGGGTCGCGGTACCTTGTAGGCACGACCTGGAATGATCTGCAGCAGAACGGCTCGGCCGGCAAGCAGATCGCGGTCGATCGTGATGGCTGGGTACACGTGGTATGGACCAACGGCTTGAACTCGGCCAACTCGCCCCGGCATGTCTATTACAACGTCTGGGATCCGTCAACACAGGAATTCATCTCCCCCACAGGCTATCAGGCCAACACTGGCAGCCGCGGTGGATTCGTCAACGTTGCTGTGAATGACAATGGCTTCGGTTTCCCGGTATTCCATCAGATCAATAACTCTCAGAGCATCGCCCGCTCTGCGGCTGCCATTGACTTCCAGTCACGGTTGGGCGCCTTGGCGGCGTGGGAAATTCCGCCAATGACGGGCGACACGCTGATTTGGCCGCACGCGGACATCGACCGCAACGGCGTTCTACATACGGTCAGCACGCAGCAAGGTGGCCAGAGCCGCCATTTCTACGCGCGCGGCGTACCCTATTTCTCCGTCGAAGGTTATGGTGACAGCGTTAACTGGCCAGGCGGCTTCCAATCGCCCGGTGAACTGGGAACCTTCCCCACGGCAGACGTCGCGGCAGCGCCGCATTCCGACCGTATCGCCATGGCCTGGATTTATGGCAACTCCAGCACGCTTTGGGTGGGCGACAACATCTATTACAAGATTTCCGAAGACGGCGGTTTGAATTGGGGACCGACGGTCAATATGACCAACTTTGCAGTCGTGGACACGAATTGTATCGCGCTGGGCGGCGATGCGGCCACCTGCGATAAGGACACGCTGCGTCCGTGGATTGACCTCTCCATGGTCTTCGATGATCATGACATGCTGCATATTGCCTTCTCGACGGAAGGCTATTACTACTGGTTCCCCGGCGATTCGACCTTTGCACCCGGCGGCTGGACCTTCACCGGACGCTTCAGCCAGATCTGGCATTGGAGTGAGGCTACTGACTGGTTCAGCCTTGTGGCCGACCGCTGGTACGGCCCGGAAGATCCGACCGCCCATACCGTCAGCCTCAACAACCTGATGGTTCAGCGTCCCAGTTTGGCCATTGACACCACGACCGGATACCTCTACTGCTCCTACCAGGCGTTCGATACGGCGCAGTGGAACAACTTCACGCCGAATATTCTGATGTCCGACGCCTACATGACGGTCTCCACCGACGGTGGCCGGCGTTGGGCGGAAGGCACGGATGTCACCCTGACCAATGGCGGTCAGAACACGGCCCCGCCCAATAGCAAGTCCGAGCGGGACATCATGCTTGCCAAGTATGTCACCGGCGGCAACGTGCATATGACCTATGAGATGGACCATGATGCCGGCACAGCGGTCTTCTCGACCCCCGGTGGCGTGGTGACGCTGAATGAGATCTACTATCTGCGAATTCCTGTCGATTCCATTCCGACGTCGCCGCTGATGCCGGTTCGCGCGCTGCATTGGGATTCCACCGGCTTCCCCGACACGACGTTGGCGGTGGGGAACGGGCATACGGCGATTCCGGGCGAGTTCACGCTTTACCAGAACTACCCGAATCCCTTCAACCCGACGACGACGATCCAGTTTGACTTGATGTCGCAGAGCACTGTCAGCCTGAAGGTATTCGATGTGCTGGGCCGCCAGGTCGCGACGCTGCTGGACCAAGCCAAGCTGGGCGCGGGGGTGCAGATGGTTCCCTTTGATGCATCCAGTCTGGCCTCGGGGATCTACTTCTACCGTCTGGAAACCCCGACGGTCAAGCAGACCCGCAAGATGGTCCTGATGAAGTAG
- a CDS encoding T9SS type A sorting domain-containing protein, whose product MRVRSIFVLLTVLAVCGFALAKLPKNVRLEPIPARTGLEEAVPAPANTVRGPARHSLDDPIGTVDTVGYTWYDEQQYTTCGKQIAVDHEGYVHNVWTNGRNETSSDRHIYYNVWDPTASAFVIPSPDVPTGAVVDAAYKSGYANVTVNREGIAFPTFHQVLTNGAIAHTAVGIDFAPRLGVFTVHDLPYFQDKKIIYPKIGCDIDGNLHLTATEGTPGNFGYYAKGHPYFTNGNGDSINWPDGMLEQDSTFYLSRDIAVSYRSNRVAMAWIYFDWRSWYGMNVFLKTSEDGGATWDAPINVTNFPVIDTNCVNNGGNIAACNQDTMRPYIDMSVVFDQNDVVHLAFMARGFYYWDETGAVGPWLHNDGVSSIWHWDELHQEFNIIAERPYGTLDHGLGRVQTMVQRPSLAVDTTTGFLYCSYQAFDTAQYSEGGYLQSDAWVSVSTSGGRMWSEGTNVTNSNGGQNTAVGQCVSERDINLAQFVTDGTIHMQYELDLDAGTAINSTPEGSPTHNPILYQRIPAEQIPARPYINPYRVLRLDSTGFPRDLDTTLAVGNGHRAIPGEFTLYQNYPNPFNPTTTIQFDLMSQSTVSLKVFDVLGRQVATLLDNARLGAGVQLVPFDASSLASGIYLYRLETPTVKQTRKMVLMK is encoded by the coding sequence ATGCGAGTCCGATCCATTTTTGTTTTGCTGACTGTACTGGCCGTGTGCGGTTTTGCACTGGCAAAGCTGCCGAAAAACGTGCGTCTTGAGCCGATTCCGGCGCGCACTGGTCTGGAAGAGGCCGTTCCTGCTCCGGCTAACACCGTGCGCGGACCTGCCCGCCACTCGCTGGATGATCCCATCGGCACGGTGGACACGGTCGGGTACACATGGTATGATGAACAGCAGTACACCACCTGCGGCAAGCAGATTGCCGTGGATCACGAGGGGTATGTTCACAACGTCTGGACCAATGGCCGCAACGAGACGTCCAGCGACCGCCACATCTACTACAATGTCTGGGATCCGACGGCCTCGGCCTTTGTGATCCCCAGTCCGGATGTGCCTACCGGTGCCGTGGTGGACGCCGCGTACAAGTCCGGTTATGCCAATGTGACCGTGAACCGGGAAGGCATTGCCTTTCCGACCTTCCATCAGGTGCTGACCAATGGCGCCATTGCGCACACGGCGGTAGGCATCGACTTCGCACCCCGCCTCGGTGTATTCACGGTGCATGACCTGCCCTACTTTCAGGACAAGAAAATTATCTACCCGAAGATTGGCTGCGACATTGACGGCAATCTGCACCTGACCGCCACGGAAGGCACACCCGGCAATTTCGGTTACTACGCTAAGGGGCACCCGTATTTCACGAACGGAAACGGCGACAGCATCAACTGGCCGGATGGAATGCTCGAACAGGATTCGACCTTCTATCTGTCCCGCGACATCGCGGTATCGTATCGCAGCAACCGGGTGGCGATGGCGTGGATCTATTTTGACTGGCGGTCGTGGTATGGCATGAATGTGTTTTTGAAGACTTCCGAGGATGGTGGCGCGACGTGGGATGCTCCGATCAACGTGACCAACTTCCCGGTGATCGACACCAATTGTGTCAACAACGGCGGCAATATTGCCGCCTGCAATCAGGACACCATGCGGCCTTACATCGACATGTCGGTCGTATTTGATCAGAATGACGTGGTGCATCTTGCGTTCATGGCCCGTGGCTTCTACTATTGGGACGAGACGGGCGCGGTGGGTCCGTGGCTGCATAATGACGGCGTCAGTTCAATCTGGCACTGGGATGAATTGCATCAGGAATTCAATATCATTGCCGAGCGCCCCTATGGCACGCTTGATCACGGTCTCGGACGCGTGCAGACCATGGTTCAGCGTCCCAGTCTGGCTGTCGACACCACGACCGGTTTCCTCTACTGCTCCTATCAGGCCTTTGACACGGCGCAATACAGTGAAGGCGGCTATTTGCAGTCGGATGCATGGGTGAGTGTGTCCACCAGCGGTGGCCGCATGTGGTCGGAAGGCACGAATGTCACCAACAGCAACGGCGGGCAGAATACCGCGGTTGGGCAGTGCGTCAGCGAGCGTGACATCAACCTCGCGCAGTTCGTCACCGACGGCACGATTCACATGCAGTATGAGTTGGACCTTGACGCCGGGACGGCTATCAATTCGACGCCCGAAGGTTCGCCCACTCACAATCCAATTCTCTATCAGCGCATTCCTGCCGAGCAGATTCCCGCGCGTCCATACATAAATCCGTACCGCGTGCTGCGGCTGGATTCTACCGGTTTCCCGCGCGATCTGGACACGACATTGGCGGTGGGGAACGGGCATAGGGCGATTCCGGGCGAGTTCACGCTTTACCAGAACTACCCGAATCCTTTCAACCCGACGACGACGATTCAGTTTGACCTGATGTCGCAGAGCACAGTTAGCCTGAAGGTGTTCGATGTGCTGGGGCGGCAGGTGGCGACGCTGCTGGACAATGCGCGGTTGGGTGCGGGGGTGCAACTGGTGCCGTTTGATGCATCCAGTTTGGCTTCGGGGATCTACTTATACCGTCTGGAAACCCCGACGGTCAAGCAGACCCGCAAGATGGTCCTGATGAAGTAG
- the hisC gene encoding histidinol-phosphate transaminase has protein sequence MPLVPPNIQALVAYQPGRNADDIRREFGISRVIKLASNENPMGPSPKAVARIGTILDDIHLYPDGGQKLRQELANRFRVKIGNVVVGSGSEAIMANVIRTFLCDDEEVLTAEGTFIGFYVLARSRGVKLVTVPLKDYHYDLDAIAAAITPKTKIIYLANPNNPTGTIFSSSEFDAFMTRVPEHCLVILDEAYFEYAQDIPDYPDSMKYRLDNVITLRTFSKAYGLAGMRIGYGFAHEELCDNVRKVKLPFEPSVAAEAAGLGALEDHDFLAKTLDVNRKGKEFLSAALKDLGLNVTPTAANFFLVALGSEAEAMQLYTDLLRRGVIIRPLKAFGIPNGLRITVGTPDQNAVLVNALKAALPVQHA, from the coding sequence ATGCCTCTTGTTCCTCCCAATATTCAAGCTCTGGTTGCCTATCAGCCGGGGCGCAACGCCGATGACATCCGCCGGGAATTTGGTATTTCGCGGGTCATCAAGCTGGCATCTAATGAGAACCCGATGGGGCCGTCCCCCAAGGCGGTCGCCCGTATTGGTACGATTTTGGATGATATTCATCTCTATCCCGACGGCGGCCAGAAGCTACGGCAGGAATTGGCGAACCGTTTCCGGGTGAAGATCGGCAATGTAGTGGTGGGCTCAGGCTCCGAGGCGATTATGGCCAACGTCATCCGCACCTTTCTGTGCGATGACGAGGAGGTGCTGACGGCGGAAGGTACCTTTATCGGCTTCTATGTGCTGGCGCGCTCGCGCGGCGTAAAGCTGGTGACGGTGCCGCTGAAGGACTACCACTATGATTTGGATGCTATTGCCGCCGCGATTACCCCAAAAACCAAGATCATTTATCTGGCCAACCCGAACAATCCCACCGGCACAATCTTCTCAAGCAGCGAATTCGACGCCTTTATGACGCGGGTTCCGGAACATTGTCTGGTGATCCTCGATGAAGCGTATTTCGAATACGCCCAGGACATCCCGGACTACCCGGACTCGATGAAATACCGTTTGGATAACGTAATTACGCTGCGGACATTTTCCAAGGCCTATGGTCTGGCGGGGATGCGCATCGGCTACGGATTCGCCCATGAAGAACTGTGCGACAATGTCCGCAAGGTGAAACTGCCGTTTGAGCCGTCCGTCGCTGCCGAAGCCGCGGGACTGGGTGCGCTGGAGGATCACGATTTTCTGGCCAAGACACTGGATGTCAACCGCAAGGGCAAGGAGTTCTTGAGCGCGGCGCTGAAAGACCTGGGGCTGAATGTCACTCCCACGGCAGCGAACTTTTTCCTGGTGGCGCTGGGAAGCGAGGCGGAAGCGATGCAGCTTTATACTGATCTGTTGCGCCGCGGGGTAATTATTCGCCCGCTGAAGGCCTTTGGCATCCCCAATGGCTTGCGCATTACCGTTGGCACGCCGGACCAGAATGCGGTGCTGGTGAATGCTTTGAAGGCCGCCCTGCCCGTACAGCACGCCTGA
- a CDS encoding HD domain-containing protein: MTREQAWNLLCEWTPSESLRKHALSVEAAMRFCARKLGGDEGEWGIVGLLHDFDYERFPTAEDHPFRGVEHLRTLGVPESWLEAILAHADYTGVEPRTPLAKALLASDELTGLITATVYVLPSRKIADLKASSVKKRMKESGFARKVNRADIVRGAELLGITLDEHIANVIEAMQGVAVELGL, translated from the coding sequence ATGACACGGGAACAGGCCTGGAATCTGCTGTGTGAATGGACGCCGTCGGAAAGCCTGCGCAAGCATGCGCTGTCGGTGGAAGCGGCGATGCGCTTCTGCGCCCGCAAACTGGGCGGGGACGAGGGAGAATGGGGAATCGTCGGGCTGCTCCACGATTTCGATTACGAACGTTTTCCCACGGCTGAAGATCATCCGTTCCGTGGGGTGGAACATCTCCGGACCTTGGGAGTGCCGGAAAGTTGGCTCGAGGCAATTCTTGCCCATGCAGACTATACCGGCGTGGAGCCGCGTACGCCTTTGGCCAAGGCACTTCTGGCCTCCGATGAGCTGACCGGACTGATTACGGCAACGGTTTATGTCTTGCCCAGCCGGAAGATAGCAGACCTGAAGGCGTCCTCGGTGAAGAAGAGGATGAAGGAATCGGGTTTCGCCCGCAAGGTGAACCGGGCGGACATTGTGCGCGGCGCGGAGCTATTGGGGATTACGCTGGATGAGCATATTGCCAATGTGATCGAAGCGATGCAAGGCGTGGCGGTGGAATTGGGACTTTAA
- a CDS encoding T9SS type A sorting domain-containing protein has translation MRVFVTVLVLLALLAGASTVLAQSFCVALLESDQQLDSLCDGAGHPIADGTIIEIWQDKDPAGIGPEDSLANACTGDNCPPGLVNLNQFFFDAEYNGLLPGQFYMDDRNPQFCSYGILPTPNRFYLRICLPGRHYVSNVFSPVSGASDYEVGPWQCIEQPCAGCLPPPPPTAFSATDNSTCFGVNMTWNYPDNVDQLDAFFLYRDEGGNTQEIAQVGPAVRSYTDSSAASGVPYTFSIKARRNCGTSIAFSAQPTDPGMASTAPQVATSLTVQNACSTVTVTWSFASIAGTQRFVVRRDADSVGFRQVVTPGILTFSHTTLSGAAGQYTVVGWNSVCGYGLPSAPVTGQALQRPAQVQNVSATDGVCDSTIITWTDVTGETAYQVWRSNADGTSPSNLVPAGLPANTVRYRDITGTIGTSYRYWVIAANTCGPAAASVYDLGVRFQTPGTPLNFAATDSTLCDRVRLTWSNVASNQGFKVMRTFGATTDTLGPVPQDTLHFEDMTAAGGVNYTYSVLAFNGCGSSAPSLANAGSRRGLPGQVTGVVASDNVCAGVDVTWNNVAGEDSFRVLRDGVQVGHVGANALTFTDVTSVPGVVYTYTVVAANACGSADPSTGDAGMRRELPAQVAGVTASQGLCTGVNIAWQTQAGVDSFIVYRDAVRIGATGPLATSFSDVDIHDAVNHNYTVAGTNVCGIGPVSVAAQGRRNPAPPAITGLAATSNQCAAVVLTWTAASGADSLQVRRDGSRIGVAAGAATTFSDADATPGTTYSYVVVSYNSCGIGEVPTAVQGVRPAPAVVQGLTATTNRCDIVRLTWQPVSGPVQYYRIFQNSILIDIVDGTVTTRDIHPGGPGNWSYAVTQYSAECGESARSDTANGIMQTQPTPATNIAATINRCDGVLVSWTHGTGAIDGYIVRRGGVNIDTTASSATSFLDTAAPEGNSAYSVRPYSLFCTNPSFPANVTGTRTPMPVAPASVAATTDECNRVHVTWNDLPDETGYHVYRDSVQVAVLAAGVVSFYDSNATVGNHHYAVVGINTCGEGTRSAAVTGTYNAIPSQVTTLAATQDSCTSIYLTWTDLGTAERYRIFRGGTLLDSVNQGVGTFHDATLTPGIYVYAIEPVNFCGAGPVSANVDGRVQSIPAEVAGLAATNDQCHITVTWTDLSNEVTYELFRDAAPLATVAQNVVTYVDSTATVGLHEYAIQAVNQCGTGTASGTVSGERQGPPTETSSVTAPDSACGEATLTWTAVGDVTGYLILRNAVRVDSVGGSVTTLPVSAQPGTYAYTVQGINACGTGPVSEPVSIRFKPVPAQVTGVEASTTSCSDIVLTWSNMAEETGYHIYRETVLIGTIGRDTLTFTDNTSGVGSFTYQIGAFNECGEGVLSAAATGIHRGIPGTVTNFAASDTMCTNITVTWTNVADNEGYILQRTNPTPVVEDSLGADVTTFVDNTVTAGITYTYRILARNACGRGSFNTPQTGVRTDVLAQVQNVAASTNRCDAIMVSWSNIVGETRFWIYRDGTAIDSVAADVLQYLDANVAIGAPHAYTVSARNGCGLSPISAPANGSRMQGPQIPAFLTARDSCNSVFLRWGAAAGDVDTFRVFRGATNIANVTAATFTYLDVTVPGTYVYTVLGHSTECGDGSATPATNGTSHASAGVPAALQAAAAVCDSVVLTWNASPGETSRYRVFRDGVLIDSTTALRYADRNLPNSANHSYTVAGFNPWCGQSAQSTPVTGHVLQLVRMNDVATTLRCGASVHIVLQHCSAIPTAEFFLSLNGGAYRSIATVSPVDSFANVTMPDTNSANYPNSHLMLVSHRGARVDTVYSNTFILDCTDGVDQLDPGAIPTDFFLSQNYPNPFNPSTVIRFGVPRTAEVKVAVYDVLGRQVASLIDGAMQPGVHSINWDCRSCPSGMYLVRMETGDRVMMRKMLLMK, from the coding sequence ATGAGAGTTTTTGTAACAGTTTTGGTTTTGCTGGCTTTGTTAGCCGGAGCATCCACGGTGCTGGCGCAGTCTTTCTGCGTGGCGCTGTTGGAATCCGATCAGCAACTGGACAGCCTGTGTGATGGTGCCGGACATCCCATTGCGGACGGCACAATTATCGAAATCTGGCAGGACAAGGATCCGGCAGGTATTGGCCCCGAGGATTCGCTGGCAAATGCCTGCACAGGCGACAACTGCCCTCCGGGGTTGGTGAACCTGAACCAATTCTTCTTTGATGCCGAATACAACGGTCTCTTGCCCGGCCAGTTCTACATGGACGACCGGAATCCGCAGTTCTGTTCGTACGGCATTTTGCCCACACCGAACCGGTTCTATCTGCGAATCTGTCTCCCCGGTCGACATTACGTCTCGAATGTGTTCAGCCCTGTGAGCGGTGCTTCGGACTATGAAGTCGGACCGTGGCAGTGCATCGAACAGCCCTGCGCGGGCTGTCTGCCCCCGCCTCCTCCCACCGCCTTTTCGGCGACGGACAATTCCACGTGTTTTGGCGTGAACATGACGTGGAACTATCCGGATAACGTGGACCAGTTGGATGCTTTCTTCCTGTACCGCGACGAAGGCGGCAACACTCAGGAAATCGCTCAGGTTGGACCTGCCGTTCGCTCGTATACGGACTCGTCCGCTGCCAGCGGCGTCCCCTATACGTTCTCGATTAAGGCCCGCAGAAATTGTGGCACGTCGATAGCCTTCTCCGCTCAGCCGACGGACCCGGGTATGGCGTCTACGGCTCCGCAGGTCGCCACCAGCCTTACGGTGCAGAATGCATGTTCGACCGTGACGGTCACGTGGAGCTTCGCCAGTATCGCGGGCACGCAGCGCTTTGTCGTCCGGCGTGACGCGGACAGCGTCGGCTTCCGTCAGGTGGTGACGCCGGGAATTCTGACGTTCAGTCATACGACGTTATCGGGCGCAGCCGGCCAGTATACCGTTGTGGGCTGGAATTCGGTCTGCGGCTACGGACTGCCTTCTGCCCCCGTGACGGGTCAGGCTTTGCAGCGTCCGGCGCAGGTGCAGAATGTCAGCGCAACCGACGGTGTTTGCGACTCGACGATTATTACCTGGACCGATGTGACCGGTGAGACGGCATATCAGGTGTGGCGTTCGAACGCCGACGGCACGTCGCCTTCAAACCTCGTCCCGGCAGGATTGCCCGCCAATACCGTTCGCTACCGGGACATTACCGGAACGATCGGGACATCGTACCGCTACTGGGTCATCGCAGCGAATACCTGCGGACCGGCGGCGGCTTCGGTGTATGATTTGGGCGTGCGGTTCCAGACTCCGGGCACGCCGCTGAACTTCGCGGCGACGGACAGTACTCTTTGCGACCGTGTGCGTTTGACCTGGTCGAATGTGGCGTCGAATCAGGGATTCAAGGTGATGCGCACCTTCGGCGCCACCACGGACACGCTGGGTCCGGTGCCGCAGGATACTCTGCATTTTGAAGATATGACCGCTGCGGGCGGCGTCAACTACACCTACAGTGTGCTGGCGTTCAACGGCTGCGGCAGCAGCGCGCCGAGTCTTGCCAATGCCGGCAGCCGTCGTGGCTTGCCCGGTCAGGTAACCGGTGTGGTGGCCTCGGATAACGTGTGTGCGGGCGTCGATGTGACGTGGAATAACGTCGCCGGCGAGGACAGTTTCCGCGTACTGCGTGACGGCGTTCAAGTCGGCCACGTTGGAGCGAATGCTCTGACATTTACCGATGTGACGTCGGTTCCGGGTGTCGTGTACACCTATACGGTGGTTGCGGCCAACGCGTGCGGTTCGGCTGATCCGTCTACCGGGGATGCCGGAATGCGCCGTGAGCTTCCCGCTCAGGTCGCAGGCGTCACCGCGTCGCAGGGCCTCTGCACCGGCGTTAATATCGCCTGGCAGACGCAGGCCGGCGTGGACAGCTTCATCGTCTACCGGGATGCCGTGCGCATCGGCGCCACGGGTCCGCTGGCGACGAGCTTCTCGGATGTCGACATTCACGACGCCGTGAATCATAATTACACGGTGGCCGGCACAAACGTGTGCGGCATCGGTCCGGTCTCGGTTGCGGCGCAGGGACGTCGTAATCCCGCGCCTCCGGCAATCACCGGTTTGGCGGCCACGTCGAATCAGTGTGCGGCCGTTGTGCTGACCTGGACCGCCGCGAGCGGCGCGGACAGCCTTCAGGTGCGGCGCGATGGCTCGCGCATCGGTGTTGCGGCAGGAGCGGCGACGACCTTCTCGGATGCGGACGCGACTCCCGGCACTACCTATTCGTACGTAGTTGTTTCCTACAATAGCTGCGGTATCGGCGAAGTGCCCACGGCGGTGCAGGGCGTACGTCCGGCCCCCGCGGTCGTGCAAGGGCTCACGGCAACGACAAACCGTTGCGACATCGTGCGTCTGACCTGGCAGCCGGTCAGCGGCCCCGTACAGTATTACCGGATTTTCCAGAACTCTATTCTGATTGACATCGTCGATGGCACGGTCACCACGCGCGATATTCATCCGGGAGGCCCGGGCAACTGGTCCTACGCCGTGACTCAGTATTCCGCGGAATGCGGCGAAAGCGCGCGCTCGGATACGGCCAACGGCATCATGCAGACCCAGCCGACTCCGGCCACCAATATTGCGGCGACGATCAACCGTTGCGACGGTGTGCTGGTGTCATGGACTCACGGCACGGGCGCCATTGACGGCTACATTGTGCGTCGCGGCGGAGTGAACATCGATACCACCGCCTCGAGCGCGACCAGCTTCCTCGATACGGCGGCGCCGGAAGGCAACTCGGCCTACTCGGTGCGCCCGTATTCGCTCTTTTGCACCAACCCGTCGTTCCCGGCCAACGTGACCGGCACGCGCACTCCGATGCCGGTGGCTCCTGCCAGTGTGGCGGCGACCACCGACGAGTGTAACCGCGTCCACGTGACGTGGAATGACCTTCCCGATGAAACCGGATATCATGTGTACCGTGACAGCGTGCAGGTGGCCGTGCTGGCCGCCGGCGTTGTCAGCTTCTATGATTCCAACGCCACGGTGGGCAACCATCACTACGCCGTTGTGGGTATCAACACCTGCGGCGAAGGCACGCGCAGTGCGGCCGTAACCGGCACGTACAATGCCATCCCGTCACAGGTAACCACGCTGGCGGCGACGCAGGATAGCTGCACGAGCATCTATCTGACATGGACGGATCTGGGTACGGCGGAACGCTACCGCATTTTCCGCGGCGGCACGCTGCTGGATTCGGTCAATCAGGGCGTAGGCACGTTCCACGACGCCACACTGACGCCGGGCATCTATGTCTATGCCATTGAACCGGTGAACTTCTGCGGTGCGGGTCCCGTCTCGGCAAACGTAGACGGACGCGTACAGAGCATCCCCGCTGAAGTGGCCGGTCTGGCCGCCACGAACGACCAGTGCCATATCACGGTAACATGGACGGACCTTTCGAACGAAGTAACCTACGAGCTGTTCCGTGACGCCGCTCCGCTGGCGACGGTGGCGCAGAACGTCGTGACCTATGTGGATTCGACCGCCACGGTCGGCCTGCATGAGTACGCCATTCAGGCGGTCAATCAGTGCGGCACGGGCACCGCGTCGGGTACGGTCAGCGGCGAACGCCAGGGACCGCCCACGGAAACGTCCTCCGTGACGGCTCCGGACAGCGCCTGCGGCGAAGCCACGCTGACGTGGACGGCTGTCGGCGACGTGACCGGCTATCTGATTCTGCGCAATGCGGTTCGTGTGGATTCGGTCGGCGGTTCCGTGACGACGCTGCCGGTTTCGGCCCAGCCCGGAACCTATGCGTACACGGTGCAGGGCATCAATGCCTGCGGCACGGGCCCGGTTTCCGAACCGGTTTCGATTCGCTTCAAGCCGGTGCCGGCGCAGGTAACGGGCGTCGAAGCGTCGACGACCAGTTGCTCGGACATCGTGCTGACGTGGAGCAATATGGCCGAAGAAACCGGATATCATATCTACCGGGAAACGGTGTTGATCGGCACCATTGGCCGCGACACCCTGACCTTTACCGACAACACCTCCGGCGTCGGATCGTTCACCTATCAGATCGGCGCCTTCAATGAATGCGGCGAAGGCGTGCTGTCCGCAGCCGCCACCGGCATTCACCGCGGTATCCCCGGAACGGTGACGAACTTTGCGGCCAGTGACACCATGTGCACGAACATCACGGTGACCTGGACGAACGTTGCCGACAATGAAGGCTACATCCTTCAGCGTACCAACCCGACTCCCGTGGTGGAAGACTCGCTGGGCGCCGACGTGACCACGTTTGTGGACAATACCGTCACGGCAGGCATCACCTACACGTATCGCATTCTGGCACGCAATGCCTGCGGCCGTGGCAGCTTCAACACTCCGCAGACCGGCGTGCGCACGGACGTTCTGGCGCAAGTTCAGAACGTGGCGGCGTCGACAAACCGCTGCGACGCTATTATGGTCTCGTGGAGCAACATCGTAGGCGAGACCCGCTTCTGGATCTACCGCGATGGCACCGCGATTGACAGTGTGGCCGCTGACGTATTGCAATACCTCGATGCGAACGTGGCGATTGGCGCTCCGCATGCCTATACGGTGAGCGCGCGCAATGGCTGCGGTCTCAGCCCGATTTCCGCCCCGGCCAACGGCTCGCGGATGCAGGGTCCGCAGATTCCGGCCTTCCTTACGGCCCGGGATTCCTGCAACTCGGTCTTCCTGCGTTGGGGCGCGGCGGCCGGCGACGTGGACACCTTCCGCGTGTTCCGTGGCGCGACGAACATTGCCAACGTGACGGCAGCCACCTTCACGTATCTCGATGTGACCGTGCCGGGTACCTATGTGTACACGGTGCTGGGGCACAGCACGGAATGCGGCGACGGCTCGGCCACTCCGGCCACCAACGGCACCAGCCATGCCAGCGCAGGCGTCCCGGCCGCTTTGCAGGCCGCAGCCGCGGTGTGCGATTCGGTGGTGCTGACCTGGAATGCATCGCCGGGCGAAACGTCGCGGTACCGTGTGTTCCGTGACGGCGTCCTGATCGACAGCACAACGGCCCTGCGTTATGCGGACCGCAACCTGCCGAATTCGGCCAACCATTCTTACACCGTAGCCGGGTTCAACCCGTGGTGCGGTCAGAGTGCGCAGTCGACTCCGGTGACCGGACATGTTCTGCAACTGGTGCGGATGAACGATGTGGCGACGACGCTGCGTTGCGGCGCGTCTGTGCACATTGTCCTGCAGCACTGCTCGGCCATTCCGACTGCCGAATTCTTCCTGTCACTGAACGGCGGTGCGTACCGTTCGATTGCCACGGTGTCGCCGGTCGACAGCTTTGCCAACGTAACGATGCCGGATACCAACTCCGC